The proteins below come from a single Pandoraea apista genomic window:
- a CDS encoding ABC transporter ATP-binding protein — MPLPYLLLDHISVNYDAGGHLHTAVRDLTLSLARGEIGCLLGPSGCGKTTVLRAVCGFEPLSGGRIVLDGHEVANAQLSEPPERRHVGVVFQDYALFPHLNVAQNIGFGLGRMTRAEREDRVATLAERVGLAGALRQYPHELSGGQQQRVALARALAPSPALLLLDEPFSNLDLDLRERLAVEVREIIRASGATAILVTHDQHEAFAMADRIGVMHAGAIAQWSPARELWRTPANRVVADFIGRGALIPGTFRGNADGGGISIELGEIAVSPALADKLLRTAAKDAYPVNVDVLLRADDIAHDPASPFEATLVRRAFRGADQLYTLRLASGQEVIARVDGELTHEAGERVGLRLAVQHPVAFAAGTAPV; from the coding sequence ATGCCCCTGCCTTACCTGCTGCTCGACCACATCTCGGTGAATTACGACGCCGGCGGCCACCTCCACACGGCCGTTCGCGACCTGACGCTATCGCTCGCGCGCGGCGAGATCGGTTGTCTGCTTGGCCCGTCCGGCTGCGGAAAGACCACGGTGTTGCGCGCCGTGTGCGGCTTCGAGCCGCTCTCCGGCGGACGTATCGTGCTCGACGGTCACGAGGTCGCCAACGCGCAATTGAGCGAACCGCCGGAGCGACGTCATGTGGGCGTGGTGTTTCAGGATTACGCGTTGTTCCCGCATCTGAATGTCGCTCAGAACATCGGTTTTGGCCTCGGACGCATGACCCGGGCCGAACGTGAGGACCGGGTGGCGACCCTCGCCGAACGTGTGGGTCTGGCCGGCGCCTTGCGCCAATACCCGCACGAACTCTCCGGGGGTCAACAGCAACGCGTGGCGCTTGCACGCGCCCTGGCGCCTTCGCCTGCCCTGCTGCTGCTCGACGAACCATTCTCGAATCTCGACCTCGATCTGCGCGAACGGCTGGCCGTGGAGGTGCGCGAGATCATCCGGGCGAGCGGCGCGACAGCGATTCTCGTCACGCACGATCAACATGAGGCCTTCGCGATGGCCGATCGCATCGGGGTGATGCATGCGGGCGCGATCGCCCAGTGGTCGCCCGCCCGAGAGTTGTGGCGCACGCCCGCCAACCGCGTGGTCGCCGATTTCATCGGACGCGGCGCGCTGATTCCGGGCACGTTCCGAGGCAACGCCGACGGCGGCGGCATCTCGATCGAACTCGGGGAGATCGCCGTCTCGCCGGCATTGGCCGACAAGCTGCTGCGCACCGCCGCGAAAGACGCGTATCCAGTGAACGTCGACGTGTTGCTGCGCGCAGACGATATTGCGCATGACCCCGCCAGTCCGTTCGAAGCCACGCTGGTGCGGCGCGCGTTCCGCGGCGCCGATCAGCTTTACACGTTGCGCCTGGCGTCGGGCCAGGAGGTCATTGCGCGCGTCGACGGCGAGTTGACGCACGAGGCAGGCGAACGGGTGGGGCTGCGTCTTGCGGTACAGCATCCGGTGGCGTTTGCGGCCGGTACCGCGCCGGTCTGA
- a CDS encoding thymidylate synthase, translating into MKQYLDFMRHVLEHGTDKTDRTGTGTRSVFGYQMRFDLQEGFPLVTTKKVHIKSIVHELLWFLQGSTNVGYLQENGVSIWNEWADADGELGPVYGAQWRSWPTPDGGHIDQITQLVEQIRTTPDSRRLIVSAWNVGEIPRMALPPCHAFFQFYVANGKLSCQLYQRSADIFLGVPFNIASYALLTHMMAQQTGLEVGDFVWTGGDCHLYNNHLEQVATQLEREPFPLPKLEIARKPDSIFDYRFEDFRIVGYEAHPHIKAPVAV; encoded by the coding sequence ATGAAACAGTACCTCGACTTCATGCGCCATGTACTCGAACATGGCACAGACAAGACCGACCGCACGGGCACGGGCACGCGCTCGGTGTTCGGCTATCAGATGCGCTTCGACCTGCAGGAAGGATTCCCGCTCGTCACGACCAAGAAAGTGCATATCAAGTCCATCGTGCATGAACTCCTGTGGTTCCTGCAGGGCAGCACTAACGTGGGCTATCTGCAGGAAAACGGCGTGTCCATCTGGAACGAATGGGCCGATGCCGACGGTGAACTCGGCCCGGTGTACGGCGCCCAATGGCGCTCGTGGCCAACCCCCGACGGTGGTCATATCGATCAGATCACGCAACTTGTCGAGCAGATCCGCACAACACCCGACTCGCGCCGTCTGATCGTTTCCGCATGGAACGTCGGTGAAATTCCGCGCATGGCGCTGCCGCCGTGCCACGCGTTCTTCCAGTTCTATGTGGCCAACGGCAAGCTGTCATGCCAGCTTTACCAACGCAGCGCGGATATCTTCCTCGGCGTGCCGTTCAACATCGCGAGCTACGCATTGCTCACGCACATGATGGCGCAGCAGACTGGGCTGGAGGTCGGCGACTTCGTGTGGACGGGCGGCGACTGCCATCTGTACAACAATCATCTGGAACAGGTCGCCACGCAACTCGAGCGCGAGCCGTTCCCGCTGCCGAAGCTGGAGATCGCGCGCAAGCCCGATTCGATTTTCGATTACCGTTTCGAAGACTTCCGGATCGTTGGGTACGAGGCGCATCCGCATATCAAGGCGCCGGTGGCCGTATGA
- a CDS encoding LysR family transcriptional regulator, whose protein sequence is MALWRIDLVSLRLFVAVCEESSIARAAEREFIAPSAVSKRINDLESLVGSALLQRHKWGVRATPAGEALLHHARNVLRSLEKMQGDLSEYTSGVRGHIRIFANVSSIVETLPDELGAFLRRHEGVKVDLEEHTSAQVVRGVADGATDIGICWDAVDTRDVEVFPYRHDQIVTVLHREHPLACAEQLAFVETLDFDQVGVHPDSAMYTVLRRLAAEQGKTVKFRIHVSTFEAVCRMVRANLGLAIAPREAVGIYSQVTDGEALRIVPLTDPWAQRRLIVCVRRYDALPVASRMLVDHLCARNVTEGNA, encoded by the coding sequence ATGGCGCTATGGCGGATCGATCTTGTCTCGCTGCGACTGTTTGTCGCCGTTTGCGAAGAAAGCAGTATTGCCCGTGCCGCCGAGCGCGAATTCATTGCGCCCTCGGCTGTCAGCAAGCGCATCAACGACCTCGAGTCACTCGTGGGGTCGGCGCTTCTCCAGCGCCACAAATGGGGCGTTCGGGCCACTCCGGCAGGCGAAGCCCTGTTGCATCACGCGCGCAACGTCTTGCGCAGTCTCGAGAAGATGCAGGGCGATTTGTCTGAGTACACCAGTGGTGTGCGCGGGCACATTCGTATCTTCGCCAATGTTTCCTCGATCGTCGAAACCTTGCCCGATGAACTGGGCGCGTTCCTGCGCCGCCATGAAGGGGTGAAGGTCGACCTCGAAGAGCACACCAGTGCACAGGTGGTGCGTGGCGTGGCCGACGGTGCGACCGACATCGGTATTTGCTGGGATGCGGTCGACACCCGCGACGTCGAAGTCTTTCCCTACCGTCACGACCAGATCGTGACCGTGCTGCACCGTGAACACCCGTTGGCGTGCGCGGAGCAACTCGCGTTCGTCGAAACGCTCGACTTCGATCAGGTCGGTGTGCATCCGGACAGCGCCATGTATACCGTGCTGCGGCGTCTGGCCGCCGAGCAGGGCAAGACTGTCAAATTCCGCATCCATGTCTCGACCTTCGAAGCGGTTTGCCGCATGGTGCGCGCGAACCTTGGGTTGGCGATCGCGCCGCGCGAGGCGGTCGGCATCTATTCGCAGGTGACGGACGGAGAGGCGCTGCGCATTGTGCCGCTGACCGATCCGTGGGCGCAGCGGCGTCTGATTGTGTGCGTGCGCCGGTACGATGCCCTGCCGGTGGCGTCGCGCATGCTGGTCGACCATTTGTGTGCACGTAACGTAACAGAGGGTAACGCCTGA
- a CDS encoding aconitase family protein codes for MQATVRLNGRVLWLSDRAEVMTRQLAGESLTRAEAGPLRDQISTDEMTPAWACLAFDETLGDYVYVGLRCSEDSADPAGVFPVRPKAVREGGFALSVAGLRRGKGSSREASPFAEWCAGIRVVIAESFERIYAQNCQNLGLLMSTDLTLAERLQAGEAVPIEAFLEDCDSLGEAIVRSGGLFGYTRRRLAGDTVPPRPAHPPGAMTYGEKLIAKALGVARVRAGDAVFVPADWRFSHEYVTPMAVSFLRHAFGNAVPALHDPESMLCFEDHLTHLDAVSADGSRPPPLVDAARRLGAVQREFCAQYDLRLHGRAPGGGSEGICHALMLERYALPGQVIVGTDSHTPHCGAVGAFAFGVGATEMANAWLTGDARLAVPGTCLIHLRSRLPAGVGAKDLALHLLHLPYIRDGRAIGQIIEFSGEAVAHLSTDERATLTNMVAEIGGLTGLIVPDAETVRYLRERRGIDFALAPWMTSDAQASYAHVIEIDCACLGAMVASPGDPGNGLALADLRASVPIDIAYGGSCTGSKRDDLRACHDVLAWGLSRGHRVAEGVRFYLQYGSEDVRAWCERQGYTEVFRAAGVTMLSPGCGACVNAGPGVSRAPGEVVISAQNRNFPGRSGPGQMWLGSPATVAASALAGYIVGFDQLQRDGFVSQAVSTPGRSCSEASRAGSGG; via the coding sequence ATGCAAGCCACCGTGCGACTGAACGGACGTGTGCTGTGGTTGAGCGACCGTGCCGAAGTCATGACCCGTCAACTGGCGGGCGAGTCCCTGACGCGGGCCGAAGCCGGGCCTCTGCGCGACCAGATTTCCACCGACGAGATGACGCCCGCGTGGGCGTGCCTGGCGTTCGACGAAACGCTGGGCGACTACGTTTATGTCGGATTGCGATGCAGCGAAGACTCGGCTGACCCCGCCGGGGTGTTTCCCGTCAGGCCGAAGGCGGTACGTGAGGGGGGCTTTGCACTCTCGGTCGCGGGCCTGCGCCGGGGCAAGGGGTCGTCGCGAGAGGCCAGTCCGTTTGCCGAATGGTGCGCGGGAATTCGCGTGGTGATTGCCGAGAGTTTCGAGCGTATCTACGCGCAGAACTGTCAGAACCTCGGGCTCTTGATGTCGACCGACCTGACGCTTGCGGAGCGCTTGCAGGCGGGAGAGGCGGTACCGATCGAAGCCTTTCTCGAAGATTGCGATTCGTTGGGCGAGGCGATCGTGCGCAGCGGCGGGCTGTTCGGCTATACGCGACGGCGGCTGGCGGGCGATACCGTGCCGCCGCGTCCCGCCCACCCGCCGGGCGCGATGACCTACGGCGAAAAGCTGATTGCGAAGGCGCTTGGCGTTGCGCGCGTGCGAGCGGGAGACGCGGTGTTCGTGCCCGCCGACTGGCGTTTCTCCCACGAATATGTGACGCCGATGGCCGTGAGTTTCCTTCGGCATGCCTTTGGCAACGCTGTGCCGGCGTTGCACGATCCGGAGTCGATGCTGTGCTTCGAGGACCACCTGACCCATCTCGACGCGGTTTCCGCCGACGGCAGCCGCCCGCCGCCGCTGGTGGATGCGGCGAGACGCTTGGGGGCGGTGCAGCGGGAATTCTGCGCGCAGTACGATCTGCGCCTTCACGGGCGTGCGCCCGGCGGCGGCTCGGAAGGCATCTGCCACGCGCTGATGCTTGAGCGCTACGCACTGCCGGGGCAGGTGATTGTGGGAACCGATTCGCACACCCCGCATTGCGGTGCTGTCGGTGCGTTTGCGTTCGGCGTCGGTGCGACGGAAATGGCGAACGCCTGGCTCACGGGCGACGCACGTCTGGCCGTACCCGGCACCTGCCTCATTCATTTGCGCTCGCGTTTGCCGGCGGGGGTCGGGGCGAAGGATCTGGCGTTGCATCTGCTGCATCTGCCGTATATTCGCGACGGCCGCGCGATCGGCCAGATCATCGAATTTTCCGGCGAGGCGGTGGCGCACCTGTCGACCGACGAGCGCGCCACGCTTACCAATATGGTCGCCGAGATCGGCGGGCTGACCGGACTGATCGTGCCCGACGCCGAGACCGTCCGTTATCTGCGCGAGCGGCGTGGCATCGACTTCGCGTTGGCCCCGTGGATGACGAGCGATGCGCAGGCGTCATATGCCCATGTGATCGAGATCGATTGCGCGTGTCTCGGGGCAATGGTGGCGAGTCCCGGAGATCCCGGCAACGGTCTGGCGCTCGCCGATCTGAGGGCGTCGGTGCCGATCGACATTGCGTATGGCGGGTCGTGTACGGGCAGCAAGCGCGACGATTTGCGTGCCTGCCACGACGTACTCGCGTGGGGGCTGTCGCGGGGGCACCGTGTGGCCGAAGGCGTGCGCTTCTACCTGCAGTACGGCAGCGAAGATGTGCGCGCGTGGTGCGAGAGACAGGGTTACACCGAGGTATTCAGGGCGGCGGGCGTGACGATGCTCTCGCCCGGGTGCGGCGCATGCGTGAATGCCGGGCCGGGCGTGTCTCGCGCGCCGGGTGAGGTGGTCATCAGCGCGCAGAACCGTAATTTTCCCGGACGCTCCGGTCCGGGACAGATGTGGCTGGGAAGTCCGGCCACCGTGGCGGCGAGTGCCTTGGCGGGGTACATCGTCGGCTTCGATCAACTACAACGCGACGGATTCGTTTCGCAGGCCGTGAGCACGCCGGGCCGGTCGTGCAGCGAAGCGTCGCGGGCAGGTTCGGGGGGGTAG
- a CDS encoding ABC transporter permease, which translates to MSSTPPSRAANDSVSVDALSRLGDPAEGLITSPAQAGTAQTQPLGRRSSVPDREVGYAGRRPRAGRLSRAWAWRLVAWLPALVVLVPMFGIVAALGTGDAQTRAILVHMLDTVLPEYALNSLRISLAVSAGVVVMGVASAWLVVHYAFPGRRLLEWALILPLAMPAYVTAYAYTDFLQFAGPVQSALRQWLAVDRVVWFPEIRSWYGAAWVFAGAFYPYVYLLARTAFLEHSQRFFEAARTLGCTPLQAFMRVALPLARPALVAGVALVLMETLADYGAVAYFGVPTFTTGIYRAWLSMGDRVAAAQLSACLLFAVLFLLIAEARSRARLRYYGTPGRAPTISRRTRLRGARAALATLACALPLIAGFVLPALVMLRLAVSELDQVPWPRYGEWVYNTVRLAAVAALVASAFAIVLGYAQRLAPGRVTRVATRLVGVGYAIPGAVIALGILTPVLFLDTWLGNVFGARGLVLAGTGGVLIYAYVVRFLPAALQSVDAGFARIAPNLDASARSLGVGGWSMLRRVHLPLLRGSVLTAALLVFVDVMKELPATLALRPFNMDTLAVVTSHLAADERLAEAAVPALTLVLVGLLPVLVLARAIARRA; encoded by the coding sequence ATGTCATCGACGCCCCCGTCACGCGCCGCCAATGATTCTGTTTCCGTCGATGCCTTGTCCCGGCTGGGCGATCCGGCTGAGGGCCTGATCACGTCCCCCGCACAGGCTGGCACTGCGCAGACGCAGCCCCTCGGCCGTCGTTCGTCGGTGCCCGACCGTGAAGTCGGCTACGCCGGCCGGCGCCCACGGGCAGGCCGGCTTTCCCGTGCGTGGGCGTGGCGACTGGTGGCGTGGCTGCCTGCATTGGTCGTGCTCGTGCCGATGTTCGGCATCGTAGCGGCGTTGGGAACGGGAGACGCGCAGACGCGCGCCATCCTCGTTCATATGCTCGACACGGTGCTGCCCGAATACGCCCTCAACTCACTACGCATCTCGCTGGCAGTCAGCGCTGGCGTCGTTGTGATGGGGGTGGCAAGTGCCTGGCTGGTTGTGCACTATGCGTTTCCGGGACGACGTCTGCTCGAGTGGGCGTTGATCCTGCCGCTCGCGATGCCTGCCTATGTGACCGCCTACGCGTACACCGACTTCCTCCAGTTCGCCGGGCCCGTGCAGAGCGCACTGCGCCAGTGGCTCGCCGTTGATCGTGTGGTGTGGTTTCCGGAGATTCGCTCGTGGTACGGCGCGGCATGGGTGTTCGCCGGCGCCTTCTATCCGTATGTCTATCTGCTGGCCCGCACGGCGTTTCTCGAGCACAGCCAGCGCTTCTTCGAGGCGGCGCGCACGCTCGGCTGCACGCCCTTGCAGGCGTTCATGCGTGTGGCCTTGCCGCTGGCGCGACCGGCGCTGGTCGCGGGCGTGGCGCTCGTGCTCATGGAGACACTTGCCGATTATGGGGCCGTCGCTTACTTCGGCGTGCCGACATTTACAACCGGCATTTACCGCGCGTGGTTGTCTATGGGGGATCGGGTCGCCGCCGCACAACTCTCCGCATGTCTGCTGTTTGCCGTTCTTTTCCTGCTGATCGCGGAGGCACGCAGCAGGGCGCGGCTGCGGTATTACGGGACACCGGGACGTGCGCCGACGATCTCGCGGCGCACCCGCCTGCGAGGCGCGCGCGCAGCGTTGGCGACGCTCGCATGTGCGCTGCCGCTCATCGCCGGCTTCGTGCTGCCCGCACTGGTCATGCTGCGACTGGCCGTCTCGGAACTGGATCAGGTGCCTTGGCCCCGCTATGGCGAATGGGTCTACAACACCGTGCGTCTGGCGGCCGTGGCGGCGCTTGTCGCGAGTGCCTTCGCCATTGTGCTTGGCTATGCGCAGCGTCTGGCGCCGGGACGTGTGACGCGCGTTGCTACCCGGCTGGTAGGGGTGGGCTACGCGATTCCCGGCGCCGTCATTGCCCTGGGCATTCTCACGCCGGTGTTGTTTCTCGACACCTGGCTGGGCAACGTGTTTGGGGCCAGGGGGCTGGTGCTTGCCGGCACGGGCGGCGTCCTGATCTATGCCTACGTCGTACGATTCCTGCCGGCGGCGCTGCAAAGTGTGGATGCCGGCTTCGCGCGCATCGCGCCGAATCTCGATGCCAGCGCCCGCAGCCTGGGCGTGGGCGGCTGGTCGATGTTGCGCCGGGTGCATTTGCCGTTGCTGCGCGGCAGCGTGCTGACGGCCGCGCTGCTGGTGTTCGTCGACGTGATGAAAGAACTGCCCGCCACGCTCGCGTTGCGCCCGTTCAATATGGATACGCTGGCGGTTGTCACCAGCCACCTGGCGGCCGACGAGCGCCTCGCCGAGGCCGCCGTGCCCGCCCTGACGCTGGTGCTCGTGGGCTTGCTGCCCGTGCTGGTACTTGCGCGCGCCATTGCGCGACGGGCCTGA
- a CDS encoding ABC transporter substrate-binding protein, with protein MTHVEARRVRDAVGRLIFVLILIALGLVALSLSAGASAAAAQPLEKPKITIAVGGKPGLYYLPLTIAEQLGYFKDEGLDVTIDDFAGGSKALQAVVGGSADVGTGAFEHTLLMQTKGLTYQAFAVLGAAPQLVLGVVKAKAGEVRSVKDLKGMRIGVSAPGSSTHMLVNVALAKVGLKPSDVSIVGVGSNATVVAAARGGQVDAVSNVDPMMTLLQESGDLKVLVDTRTQAGTRAMFGGPMPAAVMYAPQSFIQKNPRTVQALANAIVRADKWLQRASAADLLKTVPEAYLLGDKTLYLKAFANCREAFSPDGMMPPDGPATALKALASFTPEVKPSQIRLGDTWTNTFAIQANRQYP; from the coding sequence ATGACACATGTCGAAGCGCGCCGTGTGCGCGATGCCGTAGGACGCCTGATTTTCGTGCTCATCTTGATTGCGCTGGGCCTCGTGGCGTTGAGCCTGAGCGCCGGGGCGTCTGCGGCTGCCGCTCAGCCGCTCGAAAAGCCGAAGATCACCATTGCCGTAGGCGGAAAACCCGGTCTTTATTACCTGCCGCTGACCATCGCCGAACAACTGGGCTACTTCAAGGATGAAGGTCTAGATGTCACTATCGACGATTTCGCGGGGGGCTCGAAAGCGTTGCAGGCCGTGGTCGGCGGCAGCGCGGATGTGGGCACCGGCGCTTTCGAACATACGTTGCTGATGCAGACCAAGGGGCTGACCTATCAGGCGTTCGCCGTGCTGGGCGCCGCACCGCAACTGGTACTCGGCGTGGTGAAGGCCAAGGCCGGTGAGGTCAGATCGGTCAAGGACCTGAAAGGGATGCGGATCGGTGTCAGTGCACCGGGATCGAGTACGCACATGCTGGTGAACGTGGCGCTTGCGAAGGTCGGGCTCAAACCGTCCGATGTCTCGATTGTCGGTGTCGGCAGCAACGCAACGGTGGTCGCTGCCGCCCGTGGCGGACAAGTCGACGCCGTCTCCAACGTCGATCCGATGATGACGCTGTTGCAGGAGTCGGGCGATCTCAAGGTACTTGTCGATACCCGTACGCAGGCCGGCACTCGCGCCATGTTCGGCGGCCCGATGCCCGCGGCTGTCATGTATGCACCGCAAAGTTTCATTCAGAAGAACCCACGGACTGTGCAGGCGTTAGCCAATGCCATCGTGCGGGCGGACAAATGGCTCCAGCGCGCCTCTGCCGCCGACCTCCTGAAAACCGTGCCGGAAGCCTATCTGCTGGGGGACAAGACGCTTTATCTGAAGGCATTCGCCAACTGTCGCGAGGCGTTTTCGCCGGACGGCATGATGCCCCCCGATGGCCCCGCCACCGCGCTCAAGGCGCTCGCGTCGTTCACCCCCGAAGTCAAGCCGTCGCAGATCCGGCTTGGCGACACGTGGACCAACACGTTTGCGATACAGGCAAATCGGCAGTACCCCTGA
- a CDS encoding CaiB/BaiF CoA transferase family protein, translating to MPDESPAAPTPLQGIRVVEFSHMVMGPMCGMVLGDLGADVIKVEPVGGDATRRLLGTGAGFFRTFNRNKRSLAVDVTRPEGRELILRLVSKADVVTENFKPGRMRQIGLDYATLSRLNPALVYVSLKGFLPGPYAARTALDEVVQMMAGLAYMTGPVGQPLRAGTSVNDIMGGVFGALAAIAALYERKTTGRGQEVQGALFENCVLLAAQHMQQYAVTGVAPDPMPARVSAWGIYDVFTARDGVQIFLAVVSDTQWRIFCDVFGRHDLADDARLATNNDRVLARDWLLPLLREMMQGFDAGYLAAAFERHGLPFAPIVTPQALFDDPHLLASGGLGDLVTENSEHTQVPLLPITLAGQRLPARLPLPAVGENTHEILRDLGYLDAQISRLVTEGVVAGPADEPHTDATSDVGDPANAVMWEDGTRRG from the coding sequence ATGCCGGATGAATCTCCTGCGGCGCCGACGCCGTTGCAAGGCATTCGCGTCGTGGAGTTTTCCCATATGGTCATGGGCCCCATGTGCGGCATGGTGCTTGGCGATCTCGGTGCCGACGTCATCAAGGTGGAGCCGGTAGGGGGCGACGCAACGCGGCGTTTGCTGGGCACCGGGGCGGGCTTCTTCCGCACATTCAATCGCAACAAGCGCAGCCTCGCCGTGGATGTTACGCGGCCCGAAGGGCGCGAACTGATTTTGCGTCTGGTGAGCAAGGCCGACGTGGTGACCGAGAACTTCAAGCCGGGGCGAATGCGTCAGATCGGGTTGGACTATGCGACGTTGTCGCGGTTGAACCCGGCGCTTGTCTACGTCTCGCTCAAAGGCTTCTTGCCGGGACCGTACGCCGCACGCACGGCGCTCGACGAGGTCGTGCAGATGATGGCGGGGCTGGCCTATATGACGGGGCCGGTCGGGCAGCCATTGCGTGCAGGCACGTCGGTCAACGACATCATGGGCGGTGTGTTCGGCGCACTCGCTGCCATCGCGGCGTTGTACGAGCGCAAGACGACCGGACGGGGACAGGAAGTGCAGGGTGCCCTGTTCGAGAACTGTGTGTTGCTCGCGGCGCAGCACATGCAGCAGTACGCGGTGACCGGCGTGGCGCCCGACCCGATGCCTGCGCGCGTGTCGGCCTGGGGCATTTATGACGTGTTCACGGCGCGCGATGGCGTGCAGATCTTTCTCGCCGTCGTGAGCGATACCCAGTGGCGGATTTTCTGCGACGTGTTCGGTCGCCACGATCTGGCCGACGACGCCCGGCTCGCGACGAACAATGACCGGGTTCTGGCCCGTGACTGGCTGTTGCCTCTGCTGCGCGAGATGATGCAAGGGTTCGACGCCGGTTATCTGGCGGCAGCGTTCGAGCGTCACGGTCTGCCGTTCGCGCCGATCGTCACGCCACAGGCGTTGTTCGACGATCCGCATTTGCTCGCCAGCGGCGGATTGGGCGACCTGGTGACTGAGAACAGTGAGCACACGCAGGTGCCGTTGCTGCCGATCACCCTGGCGGGGCAGCGTTTGCCCGCGCGTTTGCCGTTGCCGGCGGTGGGGGAGAATACACATGAAATCCTGCGCGATCTGGGATATCTCGATGCCCAGATCTCCCGTCTGGTGACGGAGGGGGTGGTGGCCGGTCCGGCGGACGAACCTCATACGGACGCTACCTCGGATGTCGGCGATCCCGCCAACGCCGTTATGTGGGAAGACGGCACCCGCCGCGGCTGA
- a CDS encoding dihydrofolate reductase yields the protein MTILTLVVARAENGVIGRDNQLPWRLPEDLAHFKRTTLGKPVVMGRKTYDSIGRPLPGRRNIVVSRNPDLKIDGCEVASSLIDAMRLCVGVEEICLIGGAQLYAESLASADKVIVTEIAKAFEGDAHFPDLPAAQWQETARETHHSPAPNDFDYAFVTYERI from the coding sequence ATGACGATACTGACGCTGGTGGTCGCCCGCGCCGAAAACGGCGTGATCGGGCGCGACAATCAATTGCCGTGGCGTTTGCCGGAAGATCTTGCCCACTTCAAGCGCACAACGCTCGGCAAGCCCGTTGTCATGGGACGCAAGACTTACGATTCGATCGGCCGCCCGCTGCCGGGACGCCGTAACATCGTGGTGTCGCGCAATCCGGACCTGAAGATCGACGGGTGCGAGGTGGCCAGCTCGCTCATCGATGCGATGCGCCTGTGTGTGGGTGTAGAGGAGATCTGCCTGATCGGCGGCGCGCAGTTGTACGCGGAGTCGCTGGCGAGTGCGGACAAGGTGATCGTCACGGAGATTGCCAAAGCCTTCGAGGGCGACGCGCATTTCCCCGACCTGCCCGCTGCGCAGTGGCAAGAGACCGCGCGCGAGACGCATCACTCCCCCGCCCCGAACGACTTCGACTACGCGTTTGTAACGTACGAACGGATTTGA
- a CDS encoding CaiB/BaiF CoA transferase family protein, giving the protein MTEPLEPSQARESSAQFSASASSGAPDTPDAPLVGVTVLDLTRLLPGPLAGLRLAELGARVIKIEDKGAGDYAREMMLGESEAPPSAFWRLLNRGKAIERLDLKDDTDRATFREWVSRADVLLEGFRPGVMARLGFDYETLARLRPSLVMASITGYGQHGPMAHAAGHDINYIGYAGVLDQLGDTADAPIVPNFQIGDLYGGGQATVQAVLAALVSALRTGRGRWLDISMTHEVFRANLIPAVALHRQGHVSRAGTDLLNGGVPCYQVYRTQDGRHMAVGALELKFWQALCDVLGRNDWKSRHWSLGQVIGGADARALQGELAAVFASASLADWTLRFANADCCVTPVLRLEEAMTHPLFAQTRGSLTP; this is encoded by the coding sequence ATGACCGAACCGCTCGAACCGTCTCAGGCACGTGAATCGTCCGCCCAGTTTTCAGCCTCGGCGTCTTCCGGAGCGCCGGACACTCCCGACGCTCCGCTTGTTGGCGTCACCGTTCTGGATCTCACACGTTTGTTACCCGGTCCGCTCGCGGGGCTTCGCCTCGCCGAATTGGGGGCACGCGTCATCAAGATCGAGGACAAGGGCGCCGGTGACTATGCCCGCGAGATGATGCTTGGTGAGAGCGAGGCGCCACCGAGCGCCTTCTGGCGTTTGCTCAATCGCGGCAAGGCGATCGAACGACTCGACCTCAAAGACGACACCGATCGCGCGACGTTTCGGGAATGGGTGTCTCGTGCCGACGTGTTGCTCGAGGGTTTCCGCCCCGGCGTGATGGCGCGACTTGGCTTCGATTACGAGACACTGGCGCGTCTCCGGCCGTCGCTGGTGATGGCGTCGATTACGGGTTACGGACAGCATGGCCCAATGGCACACGCCGCGGGGCATGACATCAACTACATCGGCTACGCCGGCGTGCTCGATCAGTTGGGTGACACGGCAGACGCACCGATCGTTCCGAACTTCCAGATCGGCGACTTGTACGGCGGCGGGCAGGCGACGGTGCAAGCCGTATTGGCGGCACTTGTCTCGGCACTGCGTACGGGGCGCGGCAGATGGCTCGATATCTCGATGACCCACGAGGTGTTTCGGGCGAATCTTATCCCTGCGGTCGCGTTGCATCGGCAGGGGCATGTATCGCGGGCGGGCACCGATTTGCTCAACGGGGGCGTGCCTTGCTATCAGGTCTATCGTACGCAGGATGGACGGCACATGGCCGTGGGGGCGCTTGAGCTCAAGTTCTGGCAAGCCTTGTGCGACGTGCTCGGGCGCAACGACTGGAAGTCGCGGCACTGGTCACTTGGGCAAGTGATCGGCGGCGCCGATGCTCGTGCGCTTCAGGGCGAACTGGCCGCGGTGTTTGCGAGCGCGTCGCTGGCAGACTGGACGTTGCGTTTTGCCAATGCGGATTGCTGTGTCACTCCTGTGTTGCGTCTGGAGGAAGCCATGACGCACCCGCTGTTCGCTCAGACGCGCGGGTCGCTGACGCCGTGA